One segment of Haloplanus natans DSM 17983 DNA contains the following:
- a CDS encoding DUF6149 family protein — MKLRQNVRHFAAKQALTMPVVGEKVREKLVDLHVDVFGSKATEGRRAEREPRLESFFDYTFDTYVDALDEGFSEANAREITHIQANFEFYNHGWTEMMEFPADELQDHYDRYADFFERHGITIADPLGEYGGDLPDAPSTPERIENPVHPHAEGGFADDVYVEDGEGNLVVGGQEEPDDVDVSVAPGADDEEETA; from the coding sequence ATGAAACTCCGTCAGAACGTCCGCCACTTCGCCGCGAAGCAGGCGCTGACCATGCCCGTCGTCGGCGAGAAGGTCCGCGAAAAACTCGTCGATCTTCACGTCGACGTCTTCGGATCGAAGGCCACCGAGGGTCGCCGCGCGGAACGTGAACCCCGACTGGAGTCTTTCTTCGACTATACCTTCGACACGTACGTCGACGCCTTGGACGAGGGCTTCTCGGAGGCGAATGCCCGCGAAATCACCCACATCCAAGCCAACTTCGAGTTCTACAACCACGGCTGGACCGAGATGATGGAGTTCCCGGCCGACGAACTTCAGGATCATTACGACCGCTACGCCGACTTCTTCGAACGCCACGGCATCACCATCGCCGACCCCCTCGGCGAGTACGGCGGCGACCTGCCCGACGCGCCGTCGACCCCCGAACGCATCGAAAATCCCGTCCATCCCCACGCCGAGGGCGGCTTCGCCGACGACGTGTACGTCGAGGACGGCGAGGGCAACCTCGTCGTTGGCGGACAGGAAGAACCCGATGATGTGGACGTCTCCGTCGCCCCCGGCGCGGACGACGAGGAGGAAACGGCCTAG